The Bacillus sp. Y1 genome has a window encoding:
- a CDS encoding carbohydrate ABC transporter permease, producing MKSVMSNKFIITLYVLPALILILLLIYIPIVLTGYYGLMEWNGIGKMKFIGLENYIELVQDKKFWQSTWHSLLLGIFSTVSLVGYLILSLILASKIKGANFLRKIYLIPMLLSSVAIGQLWAKIFDPTNGMINRLLIMLGVDHPPLWLADSNIVLYALFIPIVWQYAGFYIIIFYAALKNVPEELIEAAKIDGANPIQIAYKIKIPLITGVIKVMVILAIVGSLKYFDLIFVLTGGGPNGASEVMASYMYTEAFSKYNFGYGSAIGFGLLVICLIMTWLIQKLLSSKDDVQF from the coding sequence ATGAAAAGTGTCATGTCAAACAAATTCATAATCACTCTTTATGTCCTGCCTGCGTTAATATTAATTCTGCTTTTAATTTATATCCCAATCGTATTAACTGGCTATTATGGTTTAATGGAATGGAACGGAATTGGGAAGATGAAGTTTATCGGATTAGAAAACTATATCGAGTTAGTCCAAGATAAAAAGTTTTGGCAAAGTACGTGGCATTCTCTTTTACTTGGTATTTTCTCAACTGTAAGCTTGGTTGGTTATCTTATTTTATCGCTTATATTAGCTAGTAAAATTAAAGGAGCCAATTTTTTAAGAAAGATATACTTAATTCCTATGTTGTTATCATCCGTTGCGATCGGACAACTTTGGGCTAAGATATTTGATCCTACTAATGGAATGATCAACAGGTTGTTAATAATGTTGGGTGTTGATCACCCACCACTTTGGCTAGCTGATTCTAACATCGTATTATATGCTCTATTCATTCCAATTGTTTGGCAGTATGCAGGCTTTTATATCATCATTTTTTATGCTGCGTTAAAGAATGTTCCAGAGGAATTGATTGAAGCGGCAAAAATAGATGGTGCAAACCCTATTCAAATAGCCTATAAAATAAAGATTCCTCTAATCACCGGTGTGATAAAAGTTATGGTCATTCTAGCGATTGTTGGTTCCTTAAAGTATTTTGATTTAATCTTTGTATTAACTGGTGGCGGACCAAACGGTGCGAGTGAGGTAATGGCTTCTTATATGTATACAGAGGCATTTAGTAAATACAACTTCGGATACGGAAGTGCGATAGGATTCGGTTTATTGGTCATCTGTCTCATTATGACTTGGCTCATTCAAAAATTATTATCTTCTAAAGATGATGTGCAATTTTAA